One Sphingobacteruim zhuxiongii DNA window includes the following coding sequences:
- a CDS encoding TlpA family protein disulfide reductase: MNIDTNKQEEAVELSLVDKDGKTFKLSELKGKVLVLNFWATWCQPCIAELPSFQQLHSSLANEKEIAFLAIEMDQDYEKAAKFFKKNDYSIPLYSLGSALPSDMQTNSIPMTIIIAKNGEIVIKKIGMLDFASPKLRRNLLQLTKERADISYL; the protein is encoded by the coding sequence GTGAATATTGATACAAATAAACAAGAAGAGGCTGTTGAACTCAGCTTAGTCGATAAAGATGGGAAGACATTCAAGCTTTCTGAACTTAAAGGTAAGGTCTTGGTTTTAAACTTTTGGGCGACATGGTGCCAACCTTGTATCGCTGAGTTGCCGTCATTTCAGCAATTGCACTCCTCATTAGCAAATGAAAAGGAAATAGCATTCCTTGCGATCGAAATGGATCAAGATTACGAAAAAGCGGCGAAGTTTTTTAAAAAGAATGACTATAGTATCCCGCTATATTCGCTCGGTTCAGCATTACCAAGTGATATGCAAACCAATTCCATTCCCATGACAATTATCATTGCCAAAAATGGCGAGATTGTGATTAAGAAAATTGGTATGTTAGATTTTGCGTCTCCAAAGCTAAGACGAAACCTCTTGCAACTGACCAAAGAACGTGCGGATATCTCTTATCTTTAG
- a CDS encoding FecR family protein codes for MKLSAEIAALIKKHLEGNLSELETNTLKNWLSEDPTHQHFFNDLIHKDELYEDALAYLELKSEGNDDWLQSLKTQTLEKIETKKSNTPRRLYRWVAYAASVLVISALSYYFLVPKLKEQQQYEQLQVSDVKPGSNKAELRLSNGQIIQLRSDKDGITFDEQLNYQDGTNIIKLKEAELAKLTATIEVPQGGKYQVSLPDGTIVFLNSASRLTYPLRFAANKRVVTLEGEGYFEVKSQHYQGKKTAFIVNCQDQQIEVTGTQFNVNAYPDEQYIKTTLVEGSVNVIHGQEKSALKPNQQLTWNHQQASIQTVDVATFIAWKDNKFLFNETELREVMRNIARWYDIQIAFEGSIPATYFYGEIERNKNLSEVLSLLEKSGIKFQLDNKNRKAKLTVLP; via the coding sequence ATGAAGTTAAGTGCTGAAATTGCTGCTTTAATCAAGAAGCATCTTGAGGGAAATCTGTCGGAACTAGAGACCAATACATTAAAGAATTGGCTTAGTGAAGATCCTACGCACCAACATTTTTTTAATGATCTTATCCATAAAGACGAACTCTACGAAGATGCCCTTGCATACCTCGAACTAAAATCAGAAGGAAACGATGACTGGTTGCAGAGTTTGAAAACACAAACATTAGAAAAAATAGAGACCAAGAAATCTAACACCCCTAGACGGCTTTACAGGTGGGTCGCATATGCGGCATCCGTCCTTGTGATCTCCGCACTTTCTTACTATTTCTTAGTTCCAAAATTAAAAGAGCAGCAGCAATATGAGCAATTACAAGTCAGCGATGTCAAGCCAGGCAGCAACAAAGCAGAACTAAGACTTTCTAACGGACAAATCATTCAACTACGTTCCGACAAAGACGGAATCACCTTTGACGAACAACTGAACTATCAAGACGGAACAAACATCATCAAACTCAAAGAAGCAGAATTAGCAAAACTTACTGCAACAATCGAAGTACCGCAGGGAGGTAAATACCAAGTAAGCCTGCCCGACGGAACCATTGTTTTTCTTAATTCGGCAAGTCGATTGACATACCCATTGAGATTTGCAGCGAATAAAAGAGTCGTTACTTTAGAAGGCGAAGGGTACTTTGAAGTAAAATCACAGCATTATCAAGGGAAGAAAACAGCCTTTATCGTGAATTGCCAGGATCAGCAAATTGAAGTAACCGGCACCCAATTTAACGTAAATGCCTATCCAGATGAACAGTATATTAAAACAACTTTAGTCGAAGGTTCTGTCAATGTCATACACGGCCAGGAAAAATCAGCATTAAAGCCAAATCAGCAACTCACATGGAATCATCAACAAGCAAGTATCCAAACGGTGGACGTCGCTACTTTTATTGCATGGAAAGACAACAAGTTTCTATTTAATGAGACTGAGCTTCGGGAAGTCATGCGCAATATCGCGCGCTGGTATGATATTCAGATTGCCTTCGAGGGCAGCATTCCAGCAACCTATTTCTATGGCGAGATTGAGCGCAATAAAAACCTATCGGAAGTCTTGAGCTTATTAGAAAAAAGTGGCATAAAATTCCAATTGGATAATAAAAACAGAAAAGCAAAGCTAACGGTGCTACCCTAG
- a CDS encoding SusC/RagA family TonB-linked outer membrane protein: MIFIQQNDGTSAYAIPKIKPWVLYMKLTIFLTILCVFKLSANGFAQHVSLKAVNSPLIEVMRKVQKQSGTPFLLQGKDLANTKISADLKQVELQQALALILADKPISWEISEGTIILRTDTKRKINKAQTTESKALYMQQSISGKVVDEQGQAISGASVTVKGTAVGTKSDEQGNFTLEAVQANAVIVVSSIGYLRQEISLAGRSTIQVKLIEEQSDLDEVIVIGYGTQKKKLNTGATIQVKGEDLTKLSTPSVMEALQSQSPGVQITQSSGMPGENYKVTIRGLGTIHNSNPLYVIDGIPGGDINNLNPADIESIDVLKDAASAAIYGSRAANGIILVTTKQGKAGKMSVYLDSYLGMQQVQKLPSVLTAKEYMTIQNERRFNEGSAPYDWATIIPKQYQQIQDGTWNGTNWIKEAYNENATLFNTAVSLLGGTESSKFSFGYANSHREGILGNPLPPDFKRHNVRLNSDHVILKNDEFDIIKFGENITYTFNKKRGQGIGDIYWNDVHNLIVGNPLLPLYNEAGGYYDQPSKVADAWALDGAIANPIAEMFYRRSQNESNNHALNLNAYLEVQPIKNLKWRSNFGYRMSTYNYRQYTPTYRLSTTLENVYDDISQNQGLGYSWVIENTLNYRLVLNDAHDFDFLIGQSMEKSGMGSDLSATHTNSSFPDSWDHAWISNAQGYEGFVPALSGLGWNQGAMASFFGRAIYNYKERYMASLSLRADGSSNFASGERWSYYPSVSLGWLVTGEEFMQDSKAWLDFFKIRASWGQNGNQSIPNFNYLSTIAIDNQNGYYFGNNKNSLIKGAYPDLLANPIVTWETSEQLNVGFDARFINDRLAVVFDWYNKKTIDWLVQAPIPKIFGTGAPYINGGEVQNRGVELGLNWTEKSDQFRYSIGLNAAYNKNKVLKIDNDEGIIFGQRDVLSQSTTDMYRAQVGFPMGYFYGYQTNGVFQTQEQINDLRANGVGVLATAQPGDLYFVDNNKDGAITDADKVMIGNPHPDFTAGFNISVGYKGFDLAANTFGAFGQQVAKSYRSFADSPLQNYTTEIFGRWHGEGTSNKIPRLTSGSHTNNQYISDLYIEDADFLKIQNITIGYDFAKLFPKIPFSQTRLYFTVQNLYTFTNYSGMDPEVGYGAADPWASGIDLGFYPQPRTYMFGVNIKF, encoded by the coding sequence ATGATTTTTATACAACAAAATGATGGGACTAGCGCTTACGCGATTCCTAAAATAAAACCATGGGTTCTATATATGAAATTGACCATTTTTCTAACAATCTTATGTGTGTTTAAACTGTCCGCAAATGGCTTTGCACAACATGTATCACTAAAAGCGGTGAACAGCCCCTTGATCGAGGTCATGCGGAAAGTTCAAAAGCAAAGTGGTACGCCATTCCTTTTGCAAGGGAAAGATTTAGCAAATACTAAAATTAGTGCCGACTTAAAACAAGTCGAACTGCAGCAAGCACTTGCGCTAATCTTGGCGGATAAACCGATTTCTTGGGAAATATCTGAAGGCACAATCATCCTAAGGACCGATACGAAACGAAAAATCAACAAAGCGCAAACAACCGAAAGCAAGGCGCTTTATATGCAACAAAGCATCAGTGGGAAGGTTGTCGATGAACAAGGGCAAGCAATCTCTGGGGCTTCAGTGACCGTGAAGGGAACTGCTGTAGGTACGAAATCAGATGAGCAAGGGAACTTTACATTGGAAGCCGTTCAGGCAAATGCGGTTATTGTCGTATCAAGCATTGGCTATCTACGGCAAGAGATTTCCTTAGCAGGACGTTCGACCATACAGGTAAAACTTATAGAAGAACAAAGTGATTTAGATGAGGTCATCGTAATCGGCTACGGAACGCAGAAGAAAAAACTGAATACCGGAGCTACCATTCAAGTTAAGGGTGAGGATTTAACAAAATTAAGTACGCCAAGTGTGATGGAGGCCTTGCAAAGTCAATCTCCAGGCGTACAAATCACCCAAAGCTCGGGCATGCCTGGCGAGAACTACAAGGTGACGATTCGTGGTCTTGGAACCATCCACAATTCCAATCCGCTTTATGTAATCGATGGAATTCCTGGTGGAGATATCAATAACTTAAATCCTGCGGATATCGAAAGCATCGATGTCTTAAAAGATGCTGCATCTGCTGCAATCTATGGTTCAAGAGCCGCGAACGGTATTATTTTGGTAACAACCAAACAAGGTAAAGCAGGAAAGATGTCTGTTTATTTAGATTCTTATCTAGGAATGCAGCAGGTACAAAAACTTCCTTCCGTGTTGACGGCCAAGGAATACATGACCATTCAAAATGAGCGTCGTTTTAACGAAGGCTCTGCACCTTACGATTGGGCTACTATCATTCCGAAACAATATCAACAAATTCAAGATGGAACATGGAATGGAACAAATTGGATAAAAGAAGCGTATAACGAAAATGCTACGCTATTCAATACGGCGGTTTCATTATTAGGAGGTACCGAGTCATCAAAATTCTCCTTCGGTTATGCGAATAGCCATCGCGAAGGGATATTGGGGAATCCCCTACCGCCGGACTTTAAAAGACACAACGTACGCTTAAATTCAGATCACGTCATCTTGAAAAATGATGAGTTTGATATCATAAAATTCGGTGAAAACATTACCTATACGTTCAACAAGAAAAGAGGTCAAGGAATTGGCGATATCTACTGGAACGATGTACATAATTTAATCGTTGGCAATCCTTTACTTCCTTTATACAATGAAGCTGGCGGATATTACGATCAACCGAGCAAAGTTGCTGATGCTTGGGCCCTAGATGGTGCAATTGCAAATCCGATTGCCGAAATGTTTTATCGTCGCAGCCAGAATGAAAGCAACAACCATGCGTTAAACCTAAATGCTTATCTCGAAGTGCAGCCCATCAAAAACTTGAAATGGCGAAGCAACTTCGGATATAGAATGAGTACATACAATTACCGTCAATATACACCAACCTATCGACTGTCCACTACCCTAGAGAATGTATATGATGACATTTCTCAGAATCAAGGATTAGGCTATAGCTGGGTAATCGAAAATACCTTAAATTATCGCTTAGTTCTAAACGATGCACATGATTTCGATTTCTTAATTGGTCAGTCCATGGAGAAATCAGGAATGGGCTCGGATCTAAGTGCCACGCATACGAACTCTTCTTTCCCTGACAGTTGGGATCATGCTTGGATAAGCAATGCACAGGGCTATGAAGGCTTTGTTCCTGCACTATCTGGCCTCGGATGGAATCAAGGAGCCATGGCATCATTCTTCGGTCGCGCGATATACAATTATAAAGAAAGGTACATGGCCAGTTTAAGTCTTCGTGCCGATGGTTCTTCGAACTTTGCGTCTGGCGAACGCTGGAGCTACTATCCTTCCGTTTCTTTAGGTTGGTTAGTAACAGGAGAGGAATTTATGCAAGACAGCAAAGCATGGTTAGATTTCTTTAAAATTCGTGCCAGCTGGGGACAAAATGGCAACCAAAGTATTCCAAACTTCAATTACTTATCAACCATTGCAATCGACAACCAAAATGGCTATTATTTTGGAAACAACAAAAATAGCTTGATTAAAGGCGCTTATCCTGACTTATTAGCAAACCCTATTGTGACTTGGGAAACATCAGAACAGCTAAATGTCGGATTCGATGCACGATTTATTAACGATAGGCTTGCCGTTGTTTTTGACTGGTATAACAAGAAAACAATTGATTGGCTTGTGCAAGCCCCAATTCCAAAAATATTTGGAACAGGAGCACCGTACATTAATGGTGGTGAAGTACAAAACAGAGGTGTTGAATTGGGCTTGAATTGGACGGAGAAGTCTGATCAATTCCGCTATAGCATTGGTCTTAACGCCGCCTACAATAAAAACAAGGTGTTAAAAATCGATAACGACGAGGGCATTATTTTCGGACAGCGCGATGTTTTAAGTCAAAGTACGACCGATATGTACCGCGCACAAGTCGGATTCCCAATGGGTTATTTTTACGGTTATCAAACAAATGGGGTTTTCCAAACACAAGAACAAATCAACGATTTGCGAGCGAATGGTGTGGGCGTTCTTGCCACAGCACAACCGGGCGACCTGTACTTTGTTGACAACAATAAAGACGGAGCAATTACGGATGCTGACAAGGTCATGATTGGTAATCCGCACCCAGATTTCACTGCTGGATTTAATATCAGCGTCGGATACAAAGGTTTTGATCTTGCAGCAAACACTTTCGGAGCGTTTGGGCAACAGGTAGCAAAATCATACCGCTCATTCGCCGATAGTCCATTACAAAACTACACCACCGAGATATTCGGAAGATGGCATGGTGAAGGAACATCCAATAAAATTCCTCGACTAACCTCGGGAAGTCACACAAATAATCAATACATATCCGATTTATATATTGAGGATGCAGATTTCTTGAAAATTCAGAATATCACTATAGGCTATGACTTTGCGAAGTTATTCCCAAAAATTCCATTTTCACAAACAAGATTATACTTCACGGTACAAAACTTATACACGTTCACAAACTATTCTGGTATGGATCCAGAAGTTGGATACGGTGCAGCCGATCCTTGGGCATCCGGTATAGATTTAGGATTTTATCCACAGCCGAGAACCTACATGTTTGGTGTTAACATTAAATTTTAA
- a CDS encoding RagB/SusD family nutrient uptake outer membrane protein, with protein sequence MKKIGILVASALLMTSCEKFLDTESLNKKNTGNFPVTVADANQMLTGIYSALSRAITNVPHTHFYMAELASDDRFGGGGENDRDMQGLDHLMNTQPDRFLTFWTARYEGILRTNTAIETLDKVSGWSTEAEKNQVLGEVHFMRALYYFELAQMFGEVPLLTASVASIQPKASADALFAQIGSDLKKAIELIPTRAYNAVPSGHATKWAAQALLARSYLFYTGYYKKTAMPLADGSSLAKAQVIQYLEDCIQNSGHNLVPEFRNLWPYSNEHTAKDYQYAKDNNLKWVGDGNIETVFAVKFGTLADWGDQYILGYTNQYLLHFGLRSNNGQAGTFPFGQGWGAGPVNTSLWNDWRQAEPTDIRRTASIINADTDLQDYIYGADNQMEETGLWQKKYIPVTAYSEGKLIPSYAILSDAAAADYQLAHTQDLVLIRFSDVLLMHAELKEDATNLNRVRARAKLPAVAYSLAALKRERRWELAFEGLRYFDLMRWHDAAEALGKQEGITIKNKGVNTAMKAFGGGYKARFEATGGFWPIPNSEITLTDGVLTQNKGWGTPAAEFTGW encoded by the coding sequence ATGAAAAAGATAGGCATACTAGTAGCTTCCGCATTGTTGATGACGTCCTGCGAAAAATTCCTGGACACGGAAAGCTTAAATAAAAAGAATACGGGAAACTTCCCTGTGACTGTAGCAGACGCCAATCAGATGCTAACGGGAATTTACTCGGCTTTAAGTCGCGCGATCACGAACGTCCCACATACCCACTTCTATATGGCAGAATTGGCTTCCGATGATCGCTTCGGCGGAGGTGGTGAAAACGACCGGGATATGCAAGGTTTAGACCATTTAATGAACACGCAACCAGATCGCTTCCTAACGTTTTGGACAGCACGCTACGAAGGAATTCTACGTACAAATACCGCGATTGAAACCTTAGATAAGGTTAGTGGATGGAGTACAGAAGCAGAAAAAAATCAAGTACTCGGCGAAGTTCATTTCATGCGCGCGCTCTATTACTTTGAATTAGCACAGATGTTTGGTGAAGTTCCTTTGCTGACAGCTTCCGTTGCTAGCATTCAACCAAAAGCAAGTGCCGATGCTTTGTTTGCCCAGATTGGATCAGATTTAAAAAAGGCAATCGAATTGATACCAACCAGAGCATATAATGCTGTTCCATCGGGACATGCAACGAAATGGGCAGCACAAGCATTACTCGCGCGTAGCTACTTGTTCTACACAGGATATTATAAGAAAACTGCCATGCCGCTCGCCGACGGCAGTAGCCTAGCAAAAGCGCAAGTTATTCAATATTTAGAAGACTGTATTCAAAATTCAGGACACAATCTTGTCCCCGAGTTTAGGAATCTATGGCCATACAGCAATGAGCATACGGCGAAAGATTACCAATACGCGAAAGACAATAATTTAAAATGGGTGGGTGACGGAAACATAGAAACTGTGTTCGCTGTTAAATTTGGAACGCTAGCGGATTGGGGCGATCAATATATCCTAGGATACACAAACCAATACTTATTACACTTTGGTTTACGTTCTAACAACGGACAAGCAGGCACATTTCCTTTTGGACAAGGATGGGGAGCAGGCCCTGTAAATACTAGTCTTTGGAACGATTGGCGACAAGCTGAACCGACAGATATTCGTAGAACCGCATCTATAATTAATGCAGACACCGATCTGCAAGACTACATATATGGTGCAGACAATCAAATGGAGGAGACTGGATTGTGGCAAAAAAAATATATTCCGGTTACTGCTTATAGTGAGGGTAAATTAATTCCTTCCTATGCCATTCTAAGCGACGCTGCCGCAGCGGACTACCAATTAGCACATACACAAGATTTAGTATTAATACGCTTTTCTGATGTTTTATTAATGCATGCGGAACTAAAAGAGGATGCTACGAATTTGAATCGCGTTCGTGCGCGAGCTAAATTACCTGCAGTTGCCTACTCCCTAGCCGCATTAAAACGCGAACGCCGTTGGGAACTTGCTTTTGAGGGCTTACGTTATTTTGATTTGATGCGTTGGCACGATGCAGCCGAAGCTCTTGGCAAACAAGAAGGAATAACCATTAAAAATAAAGGAGTAAATACGGCTATGAAAGCTTTTGGAGGAGGTTATAAAGCCCGATTTGAAGCGACAGGTGGATTCTGGCCGATTCCAAATTCAGAAATAACGTTAACGGATGGAGTTTTAACCCAAAACAAAGGTTGGGGTACGCCAGCAGCTGAGTTTACAGGTTGGTAA
- a CDS encoding RNA polymerase sigma factor — protein MIKNVEQQLVDLRAGKETSLSFFMDQYAHSLRFFALKMIKDRLIAEEIISDAYVKLWERKENFHCEETVKSFLYLVTKNACLDFIKSGRNKVQHEEEWLYDLENPDKDILTKMIYFELIELIVQEIEKLPKQQAQIFKMSYFDGKDTGEISEALGTSASNIYFARSRAISMLKQVFKQKDISFYSLLIAFLANNY, from the coding sequence ATGATTAAGAACGTCGAACAGCAGCTTGTTGATTTACGTGCTGGAAAAGAAACCAGTTTGAGCTTTTTCATGGATCAATATGCCCATTCCCTTCGTTTCTTCGCCCTTAAGATGATTAAGGACAGGTTGATCGCTGAAGAGATCATCTCTGATGCCTATGTAAAATTATGGGAGCGAAAGGAAAACTTCCATTGTGAAGAAACGGTTAAGTCATTCCTATATTTAGTAACCAAGAATGCGTGTTTAGATTTCATCAAGTCGGGAAGGAACAAAGTTCAGCATGAAGAGGAATGGCTTTACGACTTAGAAAATCCAGATAAGGATATATTGACAAAAATGATCTATTTTGAACTCATCGAGTTGATCGTACAAGAAATTGAGAAGCTACCTAAGCAACAAGCTCAAATATTTAAGATGTCTTATTTTGATGGTAAAGATACCGGAGAAATTTCAGAAGCGTTGGGAACTTCCGCAAGCAATATATACTTCGCTCGTTCGAGAGCGATTTCCATGCTAAAACAGGTCTTTAAACAGAAAGATATTTCTTTCTATAGCCTCTTGATAGCCTTTCTTGCTAACAATTATTAA
- a CDS encoding Crp/Fnr family transcriptional regulator produces MSLIANAYQNVLEPALIEEIEAVAIMKTFQAGETIIDIGQYVRAMPLLIEGAIKIVREDLKEGEILLYYLAKGETCTMSIACCVGNKKSEIRAQAEMKTLVAMIPNQYLNEWLAKYSSWREFILSSYSSRMNEMLGAIDNLAFSNMEMRIMSYLKEKVRLTESPILTLTHQEIASDLNSSRVVVSRILKKLENENQILLLRNEIRILV; encoded by the coding sequence ATGAGTTTAATTGCAAATGCATACCAGAATGTATTAGAACCCGCTTTAATCGAAGAGATTGAAGCGGTTGCTATTATGAAGACTTTCCAAGCGGGGGAGACTATAATCGACATTGGTCAATATGTTCGAGCAATGCCCTTGTTGATTGAAGGCGCGATCAAAATAGTTCGTGAGGACCTCAAGGAAGGGGAGATCTTACTGTATTATTTAGCAAAAGGTGAGACTTGTACCATGTCTATCGCTTGTTGCGTAGGTAACAAGAAAAGTGAAATACGCGCGCAGGCGGAAATGAAAACACTTGTCGCCATGATCCCTAACCAATATCTCAATGAATGGCTTGCGAAATATAGTTCGTGGCGTGAATTTATTTTAAGCAGTTATTCTTCAAGAATGAATGAAATGCTTGGCGCCATTGATAATTTAGCTTTCTCCAATATGGAAATGCGTATTATGAGTTACTTGAAAGAAAAAGTCAGACTTACTGAAAGTCCCATCCTTACACTTACCCATCAAGAAATAGCTTCAGATCTTAATAGTTCTCGGGTTGTGGTTTCCCGTATTCTGAAGAAATTGGAGAATGAGAATCAAATCTTACTGTTACGAAACGAGATTCGAATACTCGTCTAA
- a CDS encoding MBL fold metallo-hydrolase — protein MFFQQVYDKTLAQASYFIGCQAKKVAIVIDAKRDIDTYLEIAKQNNMEITHIAETHIHADFLAGSRELAKATGAKLYLSDEGGESWQYEFPHEGLKDNDVIQVGNLTLTVMHTPGHTPESISFLLRDHPASDEPVMIFTGDFVFVGDIGRPDLLEEAAGLIGTKEIGAEQMFQSLKKFVALPDYVQVWPGHGAGSACGKALGAVPSSTVGYEKIRNWAFQFGNDYEGFKNYLLSDQPEAPTYFAMMKKLNKVERPLLVEIPKHPNLSVTDALSNDNSILVDTRNKVEFAKGHLVNSINIQNNNALANWSGWMLPYNRDLVIIAEAGQEEEVTRKLMRIGMDQIVGFVTDISKSSLVSTKLVDAETVEAWKDEEDTILLDVRNRSEFETAHISGAVHKFVGYFPKELPTEYADKRIIVQCQSGDRATIATSFLERAGFKNVYNYAGSFIDWTRLGKETIK, from the coding sequence ATGTTTTTTCAACAAGTTTACGACAAGACGCTAGCACAAGCTAGCTATTTTATAGGTTGTCAAGCCAAAAAGGTTGCTATTGTTATTGATGCCAAACGTGATATCGATACCTATCTTGAGATCGCCAAGCAGAATAATATGGAAATTACGCATATAGCGGAGACCCATATTCACGCTGATTTTTTAGCTGGATCGCGTGAACTCGCAAAGGCTACTGGTGCCAAATTATATCTTTCAGATGAAGGAGGGGAGAGTTGGCAATATGAATTTCCACATGAAGGCTTAAAAGACAATGATGTTATTCAGGTAGGTAACTTAACTTTAACAGTTATGCATACGCCTGGACATACGCCAGAAAGTATTAGCTTTCTACTTCGCGATCATCCAGCATCTGACGAACCTGTTATGATCTTCACTGGCGATTTTGTTTTTGTCGGAGATATCGGTCGCCCGGACTTATTGGAAGAAGCAGCAGGTTTGATTGGAACGAAAGAAATTGGTGCGGAACAGATGTTTCAATCCTTGAAAAAGTTTGTTGCCCTGCCTGATTATGTTCAGGTTTGGCCGGGACATGGTGCAGGTTCTGCATGTGGGAAAGCATTAGGCGCCGTACCGAGCAGTACAGTTGGGTATGAGAAGATTCGTAATTGGGCATTTCAGTTTGGAAATGACTACGAAGGGTTTAAAAACTATTTGTTAAGTGATCAACCCGAAGCTCCAACCTATTTTGCCATGATGAAAAAGCTCAATAAGGTTGAACGCCCTCTGCTCGTGGAAATACCAAAACATCCAAATCTGAGTGTTACTGATGCGCTTTCAAATGACAACAGTATACTTGTTGATACACGCAATAAAGTTGAGTTTGCGAAAGGACATCTAGTCAATTCGATTAATATACAGAACAATAATGCATTAGCGAATTGGTCGGGATGGATGTTGCCATACAATAGAGACTTAGTCATTATAGCAGAAGCAGGGCAGGAGGAAGAGGTTACACGAAAACTAATGCGTATAGGAATGGATCAAATTGTTGGCTTTGTAACCGATATTTCAAAATCATCCTTAGTGTCGACTAAGCTTGTTGACGCTGAGACTGTTGAAGCTTGGAAAGATGAAGAAGATACCATCTTATTAGATGTTCGCAATAGATCTGAATTTGAAACAGCTCATATATCAGGCGCTGTACATAAATTTGTGGGATATTTTCCCAAAGAATTGCCTACAGAATATGCCGATAAACGAATAATTGTACAATGCCAATCAGGTGACCGTGCGACGATTGCAACTTCGTTTTTGGAACGTGCAGGTTTTAAAAATGTATATAATTATGCAGGTAGTTTTATCGATTGGACTCGATTAGGAAAAGAAACGATCAAATAA
- a CDS encoding DUF6691 family protein: protein MRKLLFIILGVLFGVVMYKAEAASWFRIYEMFNFQSFHMYGFIGTALVVGVIAVQIIKRTQAKDIDGEKIQIADKAKSIPRYLIGGILFGLGWALVGACPGPLFVLLGAGVYSILIVIVFALIGTYLYGLLRHKLPH, encoded by the coding sequence ATGAGAAAGTTATTATTTATTATACTTGGCGTTCTATTCGGTGTGGTGATGTATAAAGCAGAAGCTGCATCTTGGTTTAGGATTTATGAAATGTTCAATTTCCAATCCTTCCATATGTATGGGTTTATAGGCACTGCCCTGGTCGTTGGTGTTATTGCTGTTCAAATCATTAAACGTACTCAAGCAAAAGATATTGACGGCGAGAAGATTCAAATTGCCGATAAAGCCAAATCGATTCCTCGCTATCTTATAGGCGGCATATTGTTTGGATTAGGCTGGGCATTAGTTGGGGCTTGTCCTGGACCTCTATTTGTGCTGCTCGGCGCCGGGGTTTATTCTATTCTGATTGTAATTGTGTTCGCATTAATAGGGACTTATTTGTATGGATTGTTGCGTCATAAGTTGCCACATTAA
- a CDS encoding YeeE/YedE family protein, with product MKGYMDIILEPWPWYVGGALVALIMVALIYLGKSFGFSSNFRNLCSALGAGKNCSFFDFDWKAQRWNILFLVGSIIGGFVAAHYLSNNQVPAITEDTITQLQSMGFESAGSAYSPTEIFGELSLKNVLILAIGGLLIGFGTRYAGGCTSGHAISGLSDLQWPSLVAVIGFFIGGLLMVHLLFPLIF from the coding sequence ATGAAAGGATATATGGATATCATCTTAGAACCATGGCCATGGTATGTTGGAGGAGCACTTGTTGCACTCATTATGGTCGCATTGATTTATCTTGGAAAGAGTTTCGGATTCTCGTCGAATTTCAGGAATCTATGTTCTGCCTTAGGTGCAGGTAAGAATTGTAGTTTTTTCGACTTTGATTGGAAGGCACAACGATGGAATATACTATTCCTTGTAGGTTCGATAATAGGCGGCTTTGTTGCTGCTCATTACTTATCCAATAATCAAGTCCCAGCAATCACAGAAGATACAATTACACAACTCCAGTCGATGGGTTTTGAATCAGCTGGATCCGCCTATTCCCCAACGGAGATCTTTGGTGAATTGAGCCTGAAAAACGTGCTAATCTTAGCGATCGGAGGCTTGTTGATTGGGTTTGGAACGCGCTATGCAGGGGGTTGTACCTCGGGGCATGCGATATCTGGATTGAGTGACTTGCAATGGCCGTCTTTGGTTGCTGTAATTGGATTTTTTATCGGTGGCCTGCTTATGGTTCACTTACTGTTCCCTTTAATCTTCTAA